One segment of Anguilla anguilla isolate fAngAng1 chromosome 1, fAngAng1.pri, whole genome shotgun sequence DNA contains the following:
- the im:7147486 gene encoding uncharacterized protein im:7147486 has protein sequence MLGLQNTRTGDLPTRTYRCVACAATFSGLSSLLVHQASHANDGNPLDKLQPPLSPPGISCTHCSIVFANKELMNQHRCGALPTSSSSFICECGEQFQRHGALLDHKRLQHHSSDLQVQDCSVDEENKCETKGTVSSPLDQTNPSSSQGFSPVCGSDSGTTELQLIPLLTGTATAPENERREDFSVPTTRLSHFTKSPLVPGQLMTAPVSQPVLFSALPAFTSPQDQPLLFGGKAMGPFLSSNVSTSSSILPLHQPQDLQQPKKTLKKMLFSELVKRLPPARMSWNHTKGNTFSKNAVSTVAGVEASPASPSGTSVRQLRKLLAKSAAKKKALSQASAILNLITSSKPHTKMANDIVNLNRTFLPVVALVTRQKLLGSGKDGMEGRHQCGRCRKIFQDMDSLILHHAVHRKERVNGCRRCGHLLIGKLAIPENHLCPQTSSLSPQDIFSVGILLSSRSGTHAHSSQPGSVVANTLQMTTPLPSTKKNYHCFLCNQSYTRLYGLKKHKCLGMTTILKAAASHKKDGVQSPAMGMRVDGELKTAEKQNEVAGDDLSLTHKSVGVGPAGPLGIKLEAFEVGSVTGVMSPQCLEAERPHLGVNPGSPKMFMPFPHNSAEHTLSKPPPSQTEGSCDFPAQGFPPVRQGNLEEDKREGEMASGGAERGKGKGQWTVPIDDSEIDQLIEAEGADDDDDNEEEVVESIIEKSIDSTQNQNSSQNQAFQGVGKCFTCCHCGKSYTRRFTMHQHQKKCPLGVRPAMQQNVRKTLKASKAWPGKQSFDCLQCGKSFSYRDTLVLHQRNCQLRNGRGDGHGDPSGPKKRSSMPLQQDHLASQGKLFVLPPAPKPKGSKKPTTGGDWGIMSLPSVLPRKVTCECGEGFTCPRLLFEHLQLHAQESYICPDCGENMTSWPVFEAHLRKHQRAACQKCNQTFSHRKSLQRHLKKNRCRSNAAAEKKHCCPRCKLELPNALGLKLHMQSPACKPPHKVLRCPVCMRAFGGVEGLQKHLMVHTHPNAFHCQLCQRSYPSLTSLKDHRRKVHRTVKEKSSGQESVGGVPVL, from the coding sequence ATGTTGGGACTTCAGAACACCAGAACTGGCGACCTGCCGACCAGGACCTATCGCTGTGTGGCTTGTGCGGCCACATTCTCAGGGCTGTCCTCTTTACTGGTCCACCAGGCCTCACATGCCAATGATGGAAACCCACTGGACAAGCTTCAGCCACCCTTAAGCCCGCCAGGGATCTCCTGCACCCACTGCAGCATCGTGTTTGCCAATAAGGAGCTCATGAATCAGCATCGTTGTGGAGCCCTCCCTACCTCTTCATCCAGTTTCATATGTGAGTGTGGAGAACAGTTCCAACGCCATGGCGCTCTGTTGGACCATAAACGTTTACAACACCATAGCTCTGATCTCCAGGTTCAGGACTGTTCTGTAGATGAGGAAAACAAATGCGAAACAAAGGGGACTGTCTCTAGCCCACTTGACCAAACAAACCCATCCTCTAGTCAGGGTTTCAGCCCCGTTTGTGGTTCAGATTCAGGCACTACTGAACTCCAGCTCATCCCGCTTCTGACTGGCACGGCGACTGCCCCTGAGAATGAAAGAAGGGAGGATTTTTCAGTGCCAACCACACGTCTGTCTCATTTTACCAAATCCCCCCTGGTCCCAGGGCAGCTCATGACTGCCCCTGTCTCCCAGCCTGTGTTATTCAGTGCATTGCCAGCCTTCACATCACCACAGGATCAACCCTTGCTCTTTGGAGGCAAGGCAATGGGACCCTTTCTGTCATCAAATGTTTCCACCTCCAGCAGCATTCTCCCGCTACACCAACCGCAAGACCTCCAGCAACCCAAGAAAACTTTGAAAAAGATGTTGTTTTCAGAACTGGTGAAGCGCTTACCACCAGCTCGGATGTCTTGGAATCATACCAAGGGGAATACTTTCTCCAAAAATGCAGTGAGCACTGTGGCAGGTGTGGAAGCATCGCCTGCATCACCTTCGGGAACTTCAGTACGTCAGCTCCGAAAACTGCTGGCCAAATCTGCTGCAAAGAAAAAAGCTTTATCTCAAGcgtctgccattttgaatctTATCACTTCAAGTAAACCCCACACCAAAATGGCTAATGACATTGTCAATTTGAATAGGACTTTCCTCCCTGTGGTTGCGCTTGTGACACGCCAGAAGCTGTTGGGCAGTGGCAAGGATGGGATGGAGGGGCGACACCAATGTGGCCGCTGCCGGAAGATTTTTCAGGACATGGACAGCCTGATTCTACATCATGCTGTGCACAGGAAGGAAAGGGTTAATGGCTGCCGTCGCTGTGGTCATCTACTTATTGGTAAATTAGCCATTCCAGAAAACCACTTGTGTCCCCAGACCTCCAGCTTATCTCCCCAAGATATTTTCTCAGTGGGAATTCTGCTCTCCTCTCGCTCGGGCACTCATGCGCACTCCAGCCAACCGGGCAGTGTGGTGGCTAATACCTTGCAGAtgaccacccccctccccagtacAAAGAAGAATTATCACTGTTTCCTCTGCAATCAGAGCTATACTCGCTTATACGGTCTAAAAAAGCACAAGTGTCTTGGGATGACTACCATCCTCAAGGCTGCTGCATCCCACAAGAAAGATGGGGTCCAGTCCCCAGCAATGGGGATGAGAGTGGATGGCGAGCTGAAAACAGCTGAGAAGCAGAATGAAGTGGCGGGAGATGATTTGTCACTGACGCACAAAAGCGTTGGGGTGGGACCTGCAGGTCCGCTTGGTATCAAATTGGAGGCTTTCGAAGTGGGGTCTGTGACAGGAGTGATGTCCCCTCAATGCCTGGAGGCTGAACGTCCTCATTTGGGAGTCAACCCAGGCTCACCCAAGATGTTCATGCCCTTTCCTCACAATTCAGCCGAACATACACTGTCAAAACCTCCGCCATCACAGACGGAGGGAAGCTGTGATTTTCCTGCGCAAGGTTTTCCACCTGTACGCCAAGGTAATTTGGAAGAGGACAAGAGAGAAGGCGAAATGGCTAGTGGcggtgcagagagagggaagggaaagggACAGTGGACAGTGCCGATAGATGATTCAGAAATTGATCAACTCATAGAGGCAGAGGGcgctgatgatgatgacgataaTGAGGAGGAAGTGGTGGAATCCATTATTGAGAAATCCATTGATTCTACACAAAATCAGAACAGCTCTCAGAATCAGGCTTTTCAAGGAGTCGGTAAATGTTTCACCTGCTGTCACTGTGGAAAAAGCTATACTCGGCGCTTCACCATGCACCAGCACCAAAAGAAATGCCCCTTAGGAGTAAGGCCGGCGATGCAGCAAAATGTGAGGAAGACACTGAAAGCCAGTAAAGCCTGGCCGGGCAAGCAGAGCTTTGATTGTctccagtgtgggaagagcttcagCTACAGGGACACACTGGTTCTGCATCAGAGAAACTGCCAGCTAAGGAACGGCAGAGGTGATGGGCACGGAGACCCCTCTGGCCCAAAAAAGAGGAGCAGTATGCCACTGCAACAGGACCATTTAGCCAGCCAGGGGAAGCTGTTTGTGTTGCCACCAGCTCCAAAACCAAAAGGCAGCAAAAAACCAACCACTGGTGGAGATTGGGGCATTATGTCATTGCCGTCTGTCCTGCCAAGAAAGGTAACTTGTGAGTGTGGTGAAGGGTTCACCTGCCCACGCCTTCTGTTTGAGCACCTGCAGTTGCACGCCCAGGAGTCCTACATCTGTCCAGACTGTGGTGAGAACATGACGTCCTGGCCAGTCTTCGAGGCCCACCTTCGCAAACATCAGCGTGCTGCGTGCCAAAAGTGCAACCAGACTTTCAGTCATCGCAAGTCACTGCAAAGGCACCTGAAGAAGAACAGGTGCAGGAGCAACGCCGCGGCGGAGAAGAAGCACTGCTGTCCGCGCTGCAAGCTGGAGCTGCCCAACGCACTCGGCCTCAAGCTTCACATGCAGAGCCCGGCCTGTAAACCTCCCCACAAGGTCCTTCGATGCcccgtgtgcatgcgtgcatttgGTGGGGTAGAGGGGCTCCAGAAGCACCTGATGGTCCACACTCACCCAAATGCCTTTCACTGTCAGCTGTGCCAGCGCAGCTATCCCAGCCTCACGTCACTGAAAGACCACCGAAGGAAGGTTCACCGCACGGTGAAGGAGAAGAGTTCAGGTCAGGAGAGCGTGGGAGGGGTGCCAGTATTATGA